The Zygotorulaspora mrakii chromosome 3, complete sequence genome includes a region encoding these proteins:
- the CHK1 gene encoding serine/threonine protein kinase CHK1 (ancestral locus Anc_1.330), which produces MDSRVGFKDDSLLPQIKHVVLGETIGQGAFACVKNAHLEADPNVIIAVKFIHMPTCKKYGLNDKDVAGEVILHSRCSKHPNVLRVIDCNISQDYFWIAMEMADGGDLFDKIEPDVGVDADVAQFYFQQLVNAVTYLHEQCDVAHRDIKPENILLDKNGNLKLADFGLASRFRRKDGSLKISSDQRGSPPYMAPEILHSGEYYADMTDIWSIGVLIFVILTGETPWEFPSFEDENFELFISNKGNLNLGTWSKLDFTHLNLLRKILQPDPAYRISLAELRQHPWFTARARLSNSNGLCKDASLLAEKLLSNLRISLSDDEYNSYTQDPSVSYRNKKVSSTQPVETDLAGLEHDAGVGNAFTQYDSLRSKLGPSATQDTRWMQYMSKDVAALQFLRADDRELSSYLQFNPNRLTRFYSDQSIDAILPIFEKGLQFTGIKVRRDMYQHFVKLTQKLGESGVYPLSINIKTIDRKGASLCGTALIQVVEDDLKSITFARKSGDPLEWRRLFKKIALLCRDIILVPN; this is translated from the coding sequence ATGGATTCAAGAGTAGGGTTCAAAGATGATTCGCTTTTGCCGCAGATAAAACATGTTGTTTTGGGGGAAACAATTGGACAAGGTGCTTTTGCGTGTGTCAAAAATGCACATTTGGAAGCTGATCCAAACGTCATCATAGCTGTGAAGTTCATCCATATGCCTACATGCAAGAAATATGGTCTCAACGATAAAGATGTTGCTGGAGAAGTCATTTTGCATTCAAGGTGCTCGAAGCATCCCAATGTGTTACGTGTAATTGACTGTAACATATCTCAGGACTACTTCTGGATTGCCATGGAAATGGCGGATGGGGGTGATCTGTTTGACAAGATCGAACCTGACGTTGGGGTTGATGCGGACGTGGCTCAATTCTATTTTCAGCAGTTGGTAAATGCTGTGACATATCTACATGAGCAATGCGACGTTGCTCATCGCGATATCAAGccagaaaatattttactGGATAAAAACGGCAACTTGAAGCTAGCAGATTTTGGATTGGCATCACGATTTAGACGTAAAGATGGCTCACTTAAAATTTCGAGTGATCAGCGTGGATCACCTCCATATATGGCACCCGAGATCCTACACTCGGGGGAATATTACGCGGATATGACGGATATATGGTCAATTGGCGTTTTGATATTTGTCATTCTCACAGGAGAGACACCTTGGGAATTTCCATCTTTcgaagatgaaaattttgaacttttcataTCCAACAAGGGAAACCTAAATTTGGGAACTTGGTCAAAACTTGATTTCACCCATTTAAATTTACTGCGTAAAATTTTGCAGCCAGACCCGGCATACAGAATTTCATTGGCGGAATTGCGACAACATCCATGGTTTACTGCAAGAGCAAGACTTTCAAATTCGAATGGGCTTTGTAAAGATGCTTCTCTACTGGCGGAAAAATTACTGTCAAACTTGAGAATTTCATTGAGCGACGATGAGTACAATAGCTACACTCAGGATCCTTCTGTCAGTtatagaaataaaaaagtcAGCTCAACTCAACCTGTGGAAACGGATCTAGCCGGACTAGAACATGACGCTGGGGTCGGTAATGCGTTCACACAATATGACTCGCTACGTTCCAAACTAGGACCATCGGCAACCCAAGATACTAGGTGGATGCAGTATATGAGTAAGGATGTTGCTGCGTTACAATTTCTTAGAGCTGACGATAGAGAGCTTTCGTCTTATTTGCAATTTAATCCCAATAGATTAACAAGATTTTATTCTGATCAAAGTATAGATGCTATCCttccaatttttgagaAGGGCCTACAATTTACTGGGATTAAAGTTCGACGTGATATGTATCAGCATTTTGTAAAGCTAACTCAAAAATTGGGGGAGAGTGGCGTTTACCCTTTATCCATAAATATAAAAACAATAGACAGAAAGGGTGCTTCATTATGTGGCACTGCTTTAATACAAGTTGTGGAGGACGACCTAAAAAGTATCACTTTTGCGAGGAAAAGTGGAGACCCTTTGGAATGGAGAagattgttcaaaaagattgcTCTGCTTTGTAGAGACATCATCCTGGTGCCAAATTGA
- a CDS encoding UBX domain-containing protein (similar to Saccharomyces cerevisiae UBX7 (YBR273C) and UBX6 (YJL048C); ancestral locus Anc_1.335), with protein sequence MLGDLFMDSVEQAVGLSVKQERVLVVYNTSGDDRWLESWFAKESLGKIKPFAVWLRLVKGTEQFDYFEEIFGTVALPSLYLVKQGKVLSIIKDEDNKASAGISHWESLAVSLGASLSVHADIAHNTKTLREQVEETTQQKYQDELIKQRKIELEERERILRLVEADKVERKARKHPAVAKAVKSAEIHDYIKDSSKLRGEQCTLLIRLTNGNTITKQFNSSDTLNDARKWVDLNRTDGDGPYSFHRNIPRSTFTDSDELKSLAALELLPRSALFILKPIDTELEHMNVVSARGPGLLGKVFGGISAWWNNGNSKEAGRWENANDHNHNEEPSSQRLLESTLDHQTDRNSRGPSLQINNSSGTPSRQTSPAQVVNDRQIKHNVSDLSLPSRCVTPNVYQFVNKEDEDKKPSTYNGNNIDLGERADDE encoded by the coding sequence ATGTTAGGCGACCTTTTTATGGATTCTGTAGAACAAGCTGTTGGGCTTTCAGTCAAGCAAGAGAGGGTTCTTGTCGTGTATAACACATCTGGAGACGATCGATGGCTAGAATCATGGTTTGCCAAAGAATCTCTAGGTAAAATTAAGCCATTTGCTGTCTGGCTGAGGCTTGTCAAAGGTACTGAGCAATTTGACtactttgaagaaatatttggcACAGTTGCGCTACCCAGTTTGTATTTGGTTAAACAGGGAAAGGTCCTGTCAATTATCAAAGATGAGGATAATAAAGCTTCTGCAGGGATATCTCATTGGGAATCTCTCGCAGTGAGCCTAGGGGCTTCTCTTAGTGTCCACGCAGATATAGCACACAATACCAAGACACTCAGAGAGCAAGTTGAAGAGACGACTCAGCAGAAATACCAAGATGAGTTgataaaacaaagaaagattgAGCTGGAAGAACGAGAGCGTATTTTAAGACTGGTTGAGGCAGATAAGGTGGAGAGAAAGGCACGTAAGCATCCTGCAGTTGCGAAAGCGGTTAAGAGTGCTGAAATTCACGATTACATCAAAGACTCAAGTAAATTGCGCGGTGAACAGTGCACACTTCTCATAAGGCTGACGAACGGGAACACGATAACCAAGCAATTTAATTCGAGTGACACCTTAAATGATGCAAGGAAATGGGTGGACCTTAATCGGACTGACGGCGATGGCCCTTACTCCTTTCACAGAAACATACCTAGAAGCACTTTCACTGACTCAGATGAATTAAAGAGTTTGGCTGCATTGGAACTTTTACCGAGATCTGctcttttcattctcaaGCCTATAGATACGGAATTGGAGCATATGAACGTCGTAAGCGCTAGAGGGCCTGGATTATTGGGCAAAGTTTTTGGTGGTATCTCAGCTTGGTGGAATAATGGGAATTCAAAAGAAGCCGGTCGCTGGGAGAATGCAAATGATCACAATCACAATGAAGAACCATCGTCGCAGCGACTCCTCGAAAGCACTTTGGATCATCAAACTGATAGGAACTCACGGGGCCCCTCTCTACAAATAAATAACTCTTCTGGGACTCCATCAAGACAAACATCCCCCGCGCAAGTGGTAAATGATAGACAAATTAAACATAATGTCTCTGATTTAAGTTTACCATCGAGATGCGTTACACCGAATGTCTATCAATTTGTCAATAAGGAAGATGAGGATAAGAAACCATCCACCTATAATGGCAATAATATTGACTTGGGGGAAAGGGCTGACGACGAGTGA
- the CHM7 gene encoding phosphatidic acid-binding protein CHM7 (similar to Saccharomyces cerevisiae YJL049W; ancestral locus Anc_1.334), protein MSLPTSRLSSLYRDFRPSKELNPDGYLANITTWKSYLIEQFLERENNLVFHCGTDFVRKLNREPYGVPQSIDVVINALVREGYLVTVEDFKSGSMYPNEGSAILRWLKVGWSSRNRFDCRQNEDSINYLKEVDLLIRPMMERKSKDIDLRLKKGVLFHATGVADLIYPENEFFEHAGFSTYMEKDDGNYEIMMTYLSLYQNIIIRQNNIVKIVAESMPLKLRSSSKLLTEDDLRVASLKTSLTNVERQIHKVEDEIAQSSRMLEKSLRNKSPKELQKEYLLAKKLSQKYLTRLLNYRNNLRTIKGEINMASTNEMIVRSLDDSKELLKSINESVGSFDRLHDLMDEIKEQKDKTEEINKLLTVDEAGSHYDEEIEIELQKMIKRQDSGIESEISDENKSDLLDKLSHLEITKNKGQDKNSTTPKKAVSNRNSNARQPERLPIADP, encoded by the coding sequence ATGAGTCTTCCCACTTCTCGTTTGAGTTCGCTATATCGGGATTTCAGACCGTCAAAGGAGTTAAATCCTGATGGATACTTGGCGAATATTACAACCTGGAAGAGCTATTTGATAGAACAGTTTTTAGAGCGAGAGAACAATttagtttttcattgtGGAACGGATTTTGTGAGAAAGCTGAATCGAGAACCATACGGGGTACCCCAAAGTATTGATGTTGTGATAAATGCACTTGTCAGAGAGGGATATTTAGTAACAGTTGAGGACTTTAAAAGCGGATCAATGTACCCCAATGAAGGTTCAGCGATATTACGATGGTTGAAGGTTGGCTGGTCGAGTCGGAACAGGTTCGACTGTAGACAGAATGAGGACTCAATCAATTATTTGAAGGAGGTAGATTTATTGATTAGACCAATGATGGAGCGCAAATCGAAAGACATTGATCTGAGACTCAAGAAAGGAGTCCTATTCCATGCAACTGGTGTTGCAGATTTAATATACCCTGAAAATGAGTTTTTTGAGCACGCAGGCTTCAGCACATACATGGAAAAGGACGATGGAAATTATGAGATAATGATGACTTACTTAAGCCTTTACCAAAATATTATCATCCGGCAAAATAATATCGTAAAGATTGTGGCAGAATCAATGCCTTTAAAATTAAGAAGCTCGTCAAAGTTGCTTACCGAGGACGACCTCAGAGTCGCTTCCTTGAAGACAAGCCTAACAAATGTAGAGAGGCAAATTCACAAAGTCGAGGACGAGATTGCCCAATCTTCACGTATGCTCGAGAAGTCTTTACGAAATAAGTCACCGAAGGAACTTCAGAAAGAGTACCTGCTGGCAAAGAAATTATCTCAGAAGTACCTTACAAGGTTACTTAATTATCGAAACAACTTGAGGACAATTAAAGGCGAAATCAATATGGCATCCACAAATGAAATGATTGTCAGATCATTGGATGATTCGAAAGAACTACTAAAATCCATTAATGAGTCCGTTGGCTCTTTTGATAGATTGCATGACCTAATggatgaaatcaaagaacaaaaGGATAAGACGgaagaaatcaacaaattACTGACTGTTGATGAAGCTGGTTCTCattatgatgaagaaatcgaGATTGAACTGCAAAAGATGATCAAAAGACAGGATTCCGGAATCGAGTCTGAAATATCAGACGAGAATAAAAGCGATCTTTTGGATAAGTTAAGCCATCTGGAAATAACGAAAAATAAAGGTCAAGACAAGAATAGTACAACACCTAAGAAAGCGGTATCGAACAGAAATTCCAATGCAAGGCAGCCAGAGAGGCTGCCTATTGCAGATCCTTAA
- the PEP8 gene encoding retromer subunit PEP8 (similar to Saccharomyces cerevisiae PEP8 (YJL053W); ancestral locus Anc_1.329) — protein sequence MSLFFKSPVDIEILLDGEESRKHVDVLNSVGSKTLKDSIPLYEDGESLSGMVTLRVKEGKRVEHLGVKISVIGSIDMIKVNSSGGGNGGSTKRLSASSSSLSDSRKNPVEQFLCISYDLCPAGELQHAQSYSFMFKDLGKRYESYKGKNVDVSYYAKVTVIRKSTDIAKTKKFWVNIYNQVPVSPAAIITNTNPRPTNSRLSENSDAVNTGTNDNQNTIQTESSLRKEPQPVKLDIGIENCLHIEFEFSKSKYSLKDVIVGRIYFLLTRLKIKHMELSLITRESSGLHSSNYLIDSTAIRYEIMDGSPVKGETIPIRLFLGGYDLTPDMSCNYFNIKNYLSLVIVDEDGRRYFKQSEIVLYRTR from the coding sequence ATgagtttattttttaaatcacCCGTTGATATCGAAATACTCTTGGATGGAGAAGAATCTAGGAAGCATGTTGATGTACTCAACTCCGTTGGATCCAAAACTCTGAAGGACAGCATCCCACTTTATGAAGATGGTGAATCACTAAGTGGTATGGTGACTCTGAGGGTGAAAGAGGGAAAACGAGTTGAACATTTAGGGGTTAAAATATCTGTTATAGGATCGATAGACATGATAAAGGTTAATAGTAGCGGCGGCGGCAATGGGGGATCTACCAAAAGACTCTCTGCGTCCTCAAGTAGTCTTTCAGactcaagaaaaaatcctgttgaacaatttttgtGTATAAGTTACGACCTATGTCCAGCGGGGGAATTGCAACATGCCCAGAGCTACAGCTTTATGTTTAAGGATCTGGGTAAAAGGTACGAATCTTACAAGGGTAAAAACGTTGACGTTTCTTACTACGCAAAGGTTACAGTGATAAGAAAATCTACTGACATCGCCAAAACTAAGAAATTTTGGGTCAACATTTACAATCAAGTACCAGTATCACCGGCAGCCATTATCACAAACACAAATCCACGCCCTACCAACAGCAGATTAAGTGAAAATTCGGATGCGGTTAATACTGGTACAAATGATAATCAAAATACTATTCAAACAGAGAGCAGTTTACGCAAAGAGCCACAACCTGTAAAATTGGATATAGGTATAGAGAACTGTTTGCacattgaatttgaattctctAAATCAAAGTACAGTCTTAAAGACGTAATAGTGGgaagaatatattttttgttaacAAGACTGAAAATCAAACATATGGAACTAAGCTTAATCACGAGAGAATCTTCTGGTCTTCACTCGTCCAATTATTTAATCGACTCCACAGCTATACGATACGAGATCATGGACGGCTCACCAGTGAAAGGTGAGACGATTCCAATTCGATTGTTCCTGGGTGGCTATGATTTGACTCCGGATATGTCCTGTAATTATTTCAACATAAAGAACTACCTAAGTTTGGTTATCGTCGATGAAGACGGTAGAAGATATTTCAAGCAATCAGAGATTGTTCTGTATCGTACCAGATAA